The proteins below come from a single Dermatophilaceae bacterium Soc4.6 genomic window:
- a CDS encoding ATP-dependent DNA ligase: MLLHQVVDTAAVVAATRSRLAKVEALADLLRRLAPEEIAPTVGFLVGRARQGRVGVGWRGLSAVMGEPADEPTLTVADVDALLETLLATSGSGSGSARTATLRAVTARATTAEQDFIGRVLLGEMRTGALEGVLVDAVARAADVPGDVVRRAVMLSGDLGQTARLALTGPASDLVAVGLVVGRPVMPMLASSAADPAAALAVTGEASVEWKLDGARIQVHRRGDEVHVYTRSLADITHRVPEVVEVVRALPVRDVILDGETLSLDEDGGPRPFQETMSRFGADAPRETLLRPWFFDVLHVDGRDLIDEPLSARLLELERVVGEHRIPGEVTTDPMVAERVSREALAAGHEGVVVKGIDAAYAAGRRGKSWVKVKPVHTYDLVVLACEWGSGRREGWLSNLHLGALDVEGEHGEPGGYVMVGKTFKGLTDELLRWQTEHFQQIELRRTAHTVWLEPVTVVEIAIDGVQRSSRYPGGIALRFARVKGYRQDKGPQEADTIGALRAMLPGG; encoded by the coding sequence ATGCTGCTCCACCAGGTCGTCGACACCGCCGCCGTCGTCGCGGCGACGCGCTCGCGGCTGGCCAAGGTCGAGGCGCTCGCCGACCTGCTGCGACGTCTGGCGCCGGAGGAGATCGCGCCCACGGTGGGCTTCCTCGTCGGGCGGGCGAGGCAGGGGCGGGTCGGGGTCGGCTGGCGGGGCCTGTCGGCGGTGATGGGCGAGCCGGCCGACGAGCCGACGCTGACGGTCGCCGACGTCGACGCCCTGCTCGAGACCCTGCTGGCCACCTCCGGCTCCGGCTCCGGCTCGGCCCGGACGGCGACGCTGCGGGCGGTCACGGCGCGGGCCACCACGGCCGAGCAGGACTTCATCGGCCGGGTGCTGCTCGGTGAGATGCGCACCGGGGCACTCGAGGGGGTCCTCGTCGATGCCGTCGCCCGTGCGGCTGACGTGCCCGGCGACGTCGTGCGCCGCGCGGTCATGCTTTCGGGCGACCTCGGCCAGACGGCCCGGCTGGCGCTGACCGGCCCGGCCTCGGACCTCGTCGCCGTGGGCCTCGTCGTGGGGCGCCCCGTGATGCCGATGCTGGCCTCGAGCGCTGCCGACCCTGCCGCCGCGCTGGCCGTCACCGGTGAGGCGTCGGTCGAGTGGAAGCTCGACGGGGCACGCATCCAGGTGCACCGCCGCGGCGACGAGGTCCACGTCTACACGCGCAGCCTGGCCGACATCACCCACCGCGTGCCCGAGGTCGTCGAGGTGGTGCGGGCCCTGCCGGTCCGAGACGTGATCCTCGATGGTGAGACGCTCTCGCTCGACGAGGACGGCGGCCCCCGGCCCTTCCAGGAGACGATGTCGCGCTTCGGTGCCGACGCACCGCGCGAGACGTTGCTGCGCCCGTGGTTCTTCGACGTGCTCCACGTCGACGGCCGCGACCTGATCGACGAGCCGCTGTCGGCGCGTCTGCTCGAGCTGGAGCGGGTCGTGGGCGAGCACCGGATCCCCGGTGAGGTGACCACCGACCCGATGGTCGCCGAGCGGGTCTCGCGCGAGGCGCTCGCGGCGGGGCACGAGGGTGTCGTGGTCAAGGGCATCGACGCCGCGTATGCCGCGGGCCGCCGCGGCAAGAGCTGGGTCAAGGTCAAGCCGGTGCACACCTACGACCTCGTCGTGCTCGCGTGCGAGTGGGGCTCGGGCCGGCGCGAGGGGTGGCTGTCGAACCTGCACCTCGGTGCCCTCGACGTCGAGGGGGAGCACGGCGAGCCGGGCGGCTACGTCATGGTCGGCAAGACCTTCAAGGGTCTGACCGACGAGCTGCTGCGCTGGCAGACCGAGCACTTCCAGCAGATCGAGCTGCGGCGCACCGCGCACACGGTCTGGCTCGAGCCTGTGACCGTGGTCGAGATCGCGATCGACGGGGTGCAGCGCAGCAGCCGCTATCCCGGTGGGATCGCCCTGCGCTTCGCCCGGGTCAAGGGCTACCGCCAGGACAAGGGCCCGCAGGAGGCCGACACCATCGGCGCCCTGCGGGCGATGCTCCCCGGCGGCTGA
- a CDS encoding DUF4234 domain-containing protein, which translates to MSNAGQFGPNSYPQDAVGPYGPPQWSAATGLAMKRRNVVAVWLGLPLITLGIYSWVWWYKINAEMGRLDPRRPVSAGTSLLAITLGSFLVVPPYVSVYNTGKRIAQRQQSVGIGSSCSPVVGLVLVFFFGLYTLYYQSELNKITDHLGAPPVGTPVRLAS; encoded by the coding sequence GTGAGCAACGCCGGCCAATTCGGTCCGAACAGCTACCCGCAGGACGCCGTAGGCCCCTACGGCCCACCGCAGTGGTCCGCGGCAACCGGCCTGGCGATGAAGCGGCGCAACGTCGTCGCCGTCTGGCTGGGTCTTCCCCTCATCACCCTGGGCATCTACTCGTGGGTGTGGTGGTACAAGATCAACGCCGAGATGGGCCGCCTCGACCCGCGCCGTCCGGTCAGCGCCGGCACCAGCCTCCTGGCCATCACGCTGGGCAGCTTCCTCGTCGTGCCGCCCTACGTCAGCGTCTACAACACCGGCAAGCGGATCGCGCAGCGGCAGCAGTCCGTGGGCATCGGCTCGAGCTGCTCACCCGTCGTCGGGCTGGTGCTCGTCTTCTTCTTCGGCCTCTACACGCTCTACTACCAGTCGGAGCTCAACAAGATCACCGACCACCTCGGCGCTCCCCCGGTCGGCACCCCGGTGCGCCTCGCCTCCTGA
- a CDS encoding SGNH/GDSL hydrolase family protein, protein MTPPSRTPPHPPRHWSRYVAIGDSFSEGMSDPDPGTPGAYRGWADRLAERLGEHARGTGSELGYANLAVRGRLLADIVGPQLEAALTLQPDLVSIVGGGNDILRPTADIDALAGELEQAVARIRATGADVLMATPADPWKAPLVRAVRGRTATYAAAIWGIAQRQGAFMLDQWTQPFLRDWQMWSEDRIHLSPEGHRRVAAAAAWTLGLPTDEADWRGAVPPAPVLRRRDAAAADARWARDHVGPWVQRRLRGQSSGDALTAKRPSVTPLAPPPLPPRST, encoded by the coding sequence GTGACACCCCCCTCCCGGACACCCCCTCACCCGCCACGCCACTGGAGCCGCTACGTCGCCATCGGCGACTCCTTCAGCGAGGGCATGTCCGACCCGGACCCCGGCACGCCGGGCGCCTACCGCGGCTGGGCCGACCGCCTCGCCGAGCGGCTCGGAGAGCACGCCCGGGGCACCGGGAGCGAGCTGGGCTACGCCAACCTCGCCGTCCGCGGTCGCCTGCTCGCCGACATCGTCGGCCCGCAGCTCGAGGCCGCACTCACCCTGCAGCCCGACCTGGTGAGCATCGTCGGGGGTGGCAACGACATCCTGCGACCGACGGCCGACATCGACGCGCTGGCCGGCGAGCTCGAGCAGGCGGTGGCCCGCATCCGGGCGACCGGGGCCGACGTGCTCATGGCGACCCCCGCCGACCCGTGGAAGGCGCCGCTGGTGCGGGCCGTCCGGGGTCGCACGGCCACCTACGCCGCCGCCATCTGGGGCATCGCGCAGCGTCAGGGCGCCTTCATGCTCGACCAGTGGACCCAGCCCTTCCTGCGCGACTGGCAGATGTGGAGCGAGGACCGCATCCACCTCAGCCCCGAGGGGCACCGCCGGGTCGCCGCGGCCGCCGCGTGGACCCTCGGGCTGCCGACCGACGAGGCCGACTGGCGCGGCGCCGTCCCCCCTGCCCCCGTGCTGCGCCGGCGGGATGCCGCCGCGGCCGACGCCCGCTGGGCCCGCGACCACGTGGGCCCCTGGGTGCAGCGCCGCCTGCGCGGCCAGTCCTCCGGCGACGCGCTGACCGCCAAGCGTCCCTCGGTGACCCCCCTCGCCCCACCCCCACTCCCACCCCGGTCGACTTGA
- a CDS encoding HAD-IA family hydrolase, which yields MTDTDPASPLAPLVTGADAVSPPGRPWRPVVVFDLDGTLVDTIDLILASYQHAFRTVLGAEQDEALVRSWIGQPLIRGLREHWPDRADELFATYIAWNRAHTAELIRSYAGVTEVLADLAAAGVQIAVATSKLRDAAQLCADLVGVTPHVQVIVALEDTDEHKPHPAPLLAALARLGAHPGAAVYVGDAVVDVEAAQAAGMASVAVTWGAAQRAQLEAVGPDRVVDSAQQLRDALLPSGPRPS from the coding sequence GTGACCGACACCGACCCCGCGTCCCCCCTAGCCCCCCTCGTCACTGGGGCCGACGCCGTGTCGCCGCCCGGCCGGCCGTGGCGTCCGGTGGTGGTCTTCGACCTCGACGGCACGCTGGTCGACACGATCGACCTCATCCTCGCCAGCTACCAGCACGCCTTCCGCACGGTGCTGGGGGCAGAGCAGGACGAGGCACTCGTGCGCAGCTGGATCGGGCAGCCCCTGATCCGTGGTCTGCGCGAGCACTGGCCCGACCGAGCCGACGAGCTCTTCGCGACCTACATCGCGTGGAACCGCGCGCACACCGCCGAGCTGATCCGCTCCTACGCCGGGGTGACCGAGGTGCTCGCCGACCTGGCCGCCGCCGGCGTGCAGATCGCCGTGGCCACGTCCAAGCTGCGTGACGCGGCCCAGCTGTGCGCCGACCTCGTGGGTGTCACCCCACACGTGCAGGTCATCGTCGCCCTCGAGGACACCGACGAGCACAAGCCCCACCCCGCCCCCCTCCTGGCCGCGCTCGCCCGGCTGGGGGCCCACCCCGGTGCGGCGGTCTACGTCGGTGACGCCGTCGTCGACGTGGAGGCGGCCCAGGCTGCCGGTATGGCGTCGGTCGCGGTCACCTGGGGCGCCGCGCAGCGCGCCCAGCTCGAGGCCGTCGGGCCCGACCGTGTGGTCGACTCGGCGCAGCAGCTGCGGGACGCGCTCCTACCGAGTGGGCCCCGACCCTCCTAG
- a CDS encoding molybdopterin-dependent oxidoreductase → MVPARRPGRLRGTALLTVGSTVPGLERLSILRSRTPSTSPNGIPVNRTPEAAQVTLQAEDAWRITVSGPSGSRDLGLAELTAMRQTTVVLPIACVEGWSASSSWTGVRVSELMALVGGASSDVTVESAEKSGGYRATMLPAAYVAQPDSLLALRIGGQRLPLEHGHPARIIAPNRPGVLQTKWVRRLEVTA, encoded by the coding sequence GTGGTTCCTGCGCGGCGCCCTGGACGCCTCCGCGGCACGGCGCTGCTGACCGTCGGGTCGACGGTGCCGGGGCTCGAGCGGCTCTCGATCCTGCGCAGCCGCACCCCCAGCACCAGCCCCAACGGCATCCCGGTCAACCGTACGCCCGAGGCCGCTCAGGTCACCCTGCAGGCCGAGGACGCCTGGCGCATCACGGTGTCGGGCCCTTCCGGGTCGCGCGACCTCGGGCTCGCCGAGCTGACCGCGATGCGCCAGACGACCGTCGTGCTGCCCATCGCGTGCGTCGAGGGCTGGAGCGCCTCGTCCTCGTGGACCGGCGTGCGGGTCAGCGAGCTGATGGCCCTCGTCGGTGGTGCGTCGAGCGACGTGACGGTCGAGTCAGCCGAGAAGTCGGGCGGTTACCGCGCCACGATGCTGCCCGCCGCCTACGTCGCGCAACCCGACTCGCTGCTGGCGCTGCGGATCGGCGGTCAGCGCCTGCCGCTCGAGCACGGTCACCCGGCGCGCATCATCGCGCCCAACCGGCCCGGCGTGCTGCAGACGAAATGGGTCAGGCGACTGGAGGTGACGGCGTGA
- a CDS encoding glycosyltransferase 87 family protein, with product MSRKRRAAAAAVRPAVLVAVAVAAVLGTRLPGRAVDLEVYRTAGAVWRAGRPLYGAGYPFGLGIYLPFTYPPFAALLLGLSSLLPSPVAVALVSSGSLLALGVAARLSAEAAGLARPWARWPLPVVAALGVLAVALEPVRFTLYFGQVNLVLMAAVTADTLVRRPRWPRGVLIGLAAAVKLTPLAFLLVLVCRHQWRACATAVVTFVAAHLLGAVLLPADSRDYWLGGVLTSPGRIGAADTATNQSLRGVLARAWPEAPSAVWVGLVLVMGVLTAVATWRRTHRGDDLGALLATAAGGLLVSPVSWTHHWVWVVPALAWLLARARRVSAAAHRLTWAGAAAWAVPALVAAVFVVAPADLLPAGDGREQHWVWWQHLIGDAYVWLGLAALVAASFAGPRPARQRTADEATTTSEASTQAVDGSAGTRIPR from the coding sequence GTGTCACGCAAGCGCCGGGCCGCCGCCGCCGCCGTGCGCCCGGCCGTGCTGGTCGCCGTCGCCGTGGCCGCTGTCCTGGGGACCCGCCTGCCGGGGAGAGCGGTCGACCTCGAGGTCTACCGCACCGCGGGAGCCGTGTGGCGCGCCGGGCGGCCCCTCTACGGCGCCGGCTACCCCTTCGGTCTGGGGATCTACCTGCCCTTCACCTACCCACCCTTTGCGGCCCTGCTGCTCGGCCTCAGCTCCCTGCTGCCCTCCCCCGTCGCCGTCGCCCTGGTCAGCTCCGGCAGCCTGCTCGCCCTCGGCGTCGCGGCCCGTCTGTCGGCCGAGGCAGCGGGGCTGGCCCGTCCGTGGGCGCGCTGGCCCCTGCCGGTGGTCGCCGCGCTGGGCGTCCTCGCCGTCGCGCTCGAGCCCGTGCGCTTCACCCTCTACTTCGGCCAGGTCAACCTCGTGCTGATGGCCGCGGTGACGGCCGACACGCTGGTCCGACGACCACGGTGGCCGCGCGGGGTGCTCATCGGGCTCGCCGCCGCGGTGAAGCTCACGCCCCTCGCGTTCCTGCTGGTGCTGGTCTGCCGCCACCAGTGGCGGGCCTGCGCGACGGCCGTGGTGACGTTCGTCGCCGCTCACCTGCTCGGCGCGGTCCTGCTTCCGGCCGACAGCCGGGACTACTGGCTCGGTGGGGTGCTGACGTCCCCCGGCCGCATCGGCGCGGCAGACACGGCCACCAACCAGTCGCTGCGGGGCGTGCTGGCCCGCGCCTGGCCCGAGGCTCCCTCCGCCGTGTGGGTGGGCCTCGTCCTCGTCATGGGCGTGCTGACGGCGGTCGCCACGTGGCGTCGCACGCATCGGGGCGACGACCTCGGCGCCCTGCTCGCGACGGCCGCGGGCGGCCTGCTGGTCTCGCCCGTCTCGTGGACCCACCACTGGGTCTGGGTCGTGCCTGCGCTCGCGTGGCTGCTGGCCCGAGCCCGACGCGTCTCGGCCGCGGCCCACCGCCTGACGTGGGCCGGCGCGGCGGCCTGGGCGGTGCCCGCCCTCGTCGCAGCCGTCTTCGTCGTGGCGCCCGCCGACCTCCTGCCCGCCGGTGACGGCCGAGAGCAGCACTGGGTGTGGTGGCAGCACCTGATCGGAGACGCCTACGTGTGGCTGGGGCTGGCCGCCCTCGTGGCCGCCTCGTTCGCCGGGCCACGACCGGCCCGCCAGCGGACTGCCGACGAGGCGACCACGACCAGCGAGGCGAGCACCCAGGCGGTCGACGGCAGCGCCGGCACCCGGATCCCGAGGTAG
- a CDS encoding uracil-DNA glycosylase, whose product MSARPLEDLVHPSWVPALDPVRETITRVGEFLREEIAAGRGYLPSGDAVLRAFRQPFDAVRVLVVGQDPYPTPGHPVGLSFSVAGDVRPVPRSLRNIYAELGTDLGLPEPTSGDLTPWVDQGVLLLNRVLTVRPGAPASHQGQGWEDVTQQAITALADRGGPLVAVLWGRQARSLGPLLGAVPRVESAHPSPLSARSGFFGSRPFSRVNEALVAQGGQPVDWTLA is encoded by the coding sequence ATGTCGGCCCGCCCCCTGGAGGATCTCGTCCACCCCTCGTGGGTGCCCGCACTGGACCCGGTCCGCGAGACCATCACCCGCGTCGGCGAGTTCCTGCGCGAGGAGATCGCCGCCGGCCGCGGATACCTCCCCTCGGGTGACGCCGTCCTGCGTGCCTTCCGCCAGCCCTTCGACGCCGTCAGGGTGCTCGTCGTGGGCCAGGACCCCTATCCCACCCCGGGCCACCCGGTGGGGCTCAGCTTCTCGGTGGCCGGTGACGTGCGGCCGGTGCCGCGCAGCCTGCGCAACATCTACGCCGAGCTCGGCACCGACCTCGGCCTGCCCGAGCCGACGTCGGGCGACCTCACCCCGTGGGTCGACCAGGGGGTGCTCCTGCTCAACCGGGTGCTGACCGTGCGCCCCGGCGCGCCCGCGAGCCACCAGGGTCAGGGCTGGGAGGACGTCACCCAGCAGGCCATCACCGCCCTCGCCGACCGCGGTGGCCCGCTGGTCGCGGTGCTCTGGGGTCGCCAGGCCCGCTCGCTCGGCCCCCTGCTCGGCGCGGTGCCGCGGGTCGAGAGCGCCCACCCCTCACCCCTGTCGGCCCGCTCCGGCTTCTTCGGCTCACGACCCTTCAGCAGGGTCAACGAGGCCCTCGTCGCCCAGGGTGGCCAGCCCGTCGACTGGACCCTCGCGTGA
- a CDS encoding aminotransferase class V-fold PLP-dependent enzyme, giving the protein MAYAAERLALDPVPLDGALSPEELTARAGVTITPDGLGSTRALGVFTDVLAPSCLSVDHPRYLSFIPCAPTKEAAAFDVVVGASSIYAGSWLEGAGAVHAENEALRWIADLAGLPASAGGVFVPGGTVGNLSALVAARHTARARAVAAGSGARPWRVATTYGAHSSIQSACDVMDAELVTVPIDDEWRLSADHLRSVLTEHGPETFFAVVATSGTTNFGVIDDLASVAEVCRELGVWFHVDGAYGGAGLAAPSVRAKYAGIEAADSFIVDPHKWLFAPFDCCALLYRDPLLARAAHTQKAAYLDVLTDAPEWSPTDYSIGLTRRARGLPLWFSLAVHGTRAYTEAVERTLAVARFAEEEIGRRPYVETLRERDLSVVVFRRVGWEPADYAAWSNRLLAEEFAFVVPTSHDGETVTRFAIVNPLTTEDDISAILDTMA; this is encoded by the coding sequence ATGGCCTACGCCGCGGAGCGGCTCGCCCTCGACCCGGTGCCCCTCGACGGCGCCCTCTCACCCGAGGAGCTGACCGCCCGCGCCGGCGTGACGATCACCCCCGACGGTCTCGGCTCGACGCGGGCGCTGGGCGTCTTCACCGACGTGCTGGCCCCGTCGTGCCTGTCCGTCGACCACCCGCGCTACCTGTCGTTCATCCCGTGCGCGCCCACCAAGGAGGCCGCGGCCTTCGACGTCGTCGTGGGGGCCTCGTCGATCTACGCCGGCTCCTGGCTGGAGGGGGCCGGGGCCGTGCACGCCGAGAACGAGGCGCTGCGCTGGATCGCCGACCTCGCCGGGCTGCCGGCGAGCGCCGGCGGGGTCTTCGTGCCCGGTGGCACGGTGGGCAACCTGTCGGCACTCGTGGCGGCACGGCATACGGCGAGGGCCCGGGCGGTCGCGGCCGGGTCGGGCGCGCGGCCCTGGCGGGTGGCGACGACCTACGGCGCCCACTCCTCCATCCAGTCGGCCTGTGACGTCATGGACGCCGAGCTGGTGACGGTGCCGATAGACGACGAGTGGCGCCTGTCGGCCGACCACCTGCGCAGCGTGCTGACGGAGCACGGTCCGGAGACCTTCTTCGCCGTCGTCGCGACCTCCGGCACGACGAACTTCGGGGTCATCGACGACCTGGCCTCGGTCGCCGAGGTCTGCCGTGAGCTCGGCGTGTGGTTCCACGTCGACGGGGCCTACGGCGGCGCCGGTCTCGCCGCCCCGTCGGTGCGGGCGAAGTACGCCGGCATCGAGGCGGCCGACTCCTTCATCGTCGACCCTCACAAGTGGCTCTTCGCACCCTTCGACTGCTGCGCGCTGCTCTACCGCGACCCCCTGCTCGCCCGGGCGGCCCACACCCAGAAGGCGGCCTACCTCGACGTGCTGACCGATGCGCCCGAGTGGAGCCCCACCGACTACTCGATCGGTTTGACCCGTCGGGCCCGAGGCCTGCCGCTGTGGTTCTCGCTCGCCGTGCACGGCACCCGCGCCTATACCGAGGCGGTCGAGCGCACCCTGGCGGTCGCGCGCTTCGCGGAGGAGGAGATCGGGCGCCGGCCCTATGTCGAGACCCTGCGCGAGCGCGACCTGTCGGTCGTCGTCTTCCGCCGCGTCGGGTGGGAGCCGGCCGACTACGCCGCGTGGTCGAACCGGCTGCTCGCGGAGGAGTTCGCCTTCGTCGTGCCGACCTCGCACGACGGTGAGACGGTCACCCGCTTCGCCATCGTCAACCCGCTGACGACCGAGGACGACATCTCGGCCATCCTCGACACGATGGCCTGA
- a CDS encoding Rv0909 family putative TA system antitoxin, with protein sequence MGFMDKLKQKAQEYDLQGKAGQLADGIEKTGKQAAEKAGEIAHENRAKVASGLDKAGAKFDEQTDGKYTDKVAKAKGMATKAVDRVAEQRPDAASGAGAPTDTTPGSYAAPAPTTPDDVTEVPPTAAGPSGATPPPGPQDPSI encoded by the coding sequence ATGGGCTTCATGGACAAGCTGAAGCAGAAGGCTCAGGAGTACGACCTCCAGGGCAAGGCCGGGCAGCTGGCCGACGGCATCGAGAAGACCGGCAAGCAGGCAGCCGAGAAGGCCGGAGAGATCGCCCACGAGAACCGCGCCAAGGTCGCATCGGGCCTCGACAAGGCGGGGGCCAAGTTCGACGAGCAGACCGACGGCAAGTACACCGACAAGGTGGCCAAGGCCAAGGGCATGGCCACCAAGGCGGTCGACCGGGTCGCCGAGCAGCGCCCCGACGCGGCGTCAGGCGCGGGCGCCCCCACGGACACCACCCCCGGCTCGTATGCCGCGCCCGCTCCGACGACACCCGACGACGTCACGGAGGTGCCGCCCACCGCAGCCGGACCCTCGGGCGCCACCCCGCCGCCCGGGCCGCAGGACCCGTCCATCTGA
- a CDS encoding MOSC N-terminal beta barrel domain-containing protein, with protein MQVTSLRVYPVKSMGGAPVTAVQVEPQGLAGDRRWCLVDESGEVVTARECHALLRLTAEVVDEDTIRITDRADRTADGSGAQGASILVDTPLGVGPVPISLSRLPFAAPADTDVSEWISARTGRSLRLVWQQDPSARAVSGAHGGEPGDVLSMADTGPLLLVSQASMARLDEWIGEESERSTPLDVGRFRANVVVDGDQPFDEDSWVGVRIGAVDFRITELCDRCVMTTLDPVTAEGGLEPIRTLARHRRWDGSTWFGTRLLPLLPGLPARPDGGGTLHVGDAVEVTTR; from the coding sequence GTGCAGGTCACCTCGCTCCGCGTCTACCCGGTCAAGTCGATGGGCGGCGCGCCCGTCACCGCTGTGCAGGTGGAGCCGCAGGGGCTCGCCGGTGATCGCCGCTGGTGCCTCGTCGACGAGTCGGGTGAGGTCGTGACCGCCCGCGAGTGCCACGCGCTGCTGCGTCTGACCGCCGAGGTCGTGGACGAGGACACGATCCGCATCACCGACCGGGCCGACCGAACCGCTGACGGCAGCGGCGCCCAGGGAGCGAGCATCCTCGTCGACACGCCCCTGGGCGTGGGGCCCGTGCCGATCTCCCTGTCCCGCCTGCCGTTCGCGGCCCCGGCCGACACCGACGTGAGCGAGTGGATCAGCGCCCGGACCGGCCGGTCGCTGCGTCTGGTCTGGCAGCAGGACCCCTCCGCTCGAGCAGTGTCAGGGGCCCACGGCGGGGAGCCGGGTGACGTGCTCTCGATGGCTGACACGGGACCGCTCCTGCTCGTCTCGCAGGCCTCGATGGCGCGACTCGACGAGTGGATCGGCGAGGAGTCGGAGCGCTCGACACCCCTCGACGTCGGGCGCTTCCGAGCGAACGTCGTGGTCGACGGCGACCAGCCCTTCGACGAGGACTCCTGGGTCGGGGTGAGGATCGGTGCGGTCGACTTCCGCATCACCGAGCTGTGTGACCGGTGCGTCATGACGACGCTCGACCCGGTCACCGCCGAGGGTGGCCTCGAGCCCATCCGCACGCTCGCCAGGCACCGCCGGTGGGACGGCAGCACCTGGTTCGGCACGCGGTTGCTGCCGCTGCTGCCCGGGCTGCCCGCGCGACCAGACGGCGGGGGCACCCTCCACGTCGGGGACGCGGTCGAGGTCACGACCCGCTGA